AAGGAGAAGTAGTGCGCCGTTTGAGCACGACGCATGCTGCAACCGCAAAATCTCCTTGACAGGCTCCGGTGCGTTCTATCACAGTTCCGCCGGGGATTCAGACTGCGGTAGAGGTGCAGCATTTCGGCAGCGCTACGCGCCGACATGCCTGCGCGCCGTGATCCCCAGGGCACGATACTGAAACCAGGGGGAAACATGGATTGTCGCGTCGGCACCGGCTTGCCTGTCACACAGCTGCGCAATCCGTCGCGATTGCCGCCCTAGCGGTCTCGTCCCATGCTGGCGCCCCGTTTCCGGGCGCCTGCGTTCCGCGCCACATCCAGATTCCGACCGTGTCCCTGTCGCGCATGCCAGATGCGCTGCAGCCTTCGCACCGGTTGCCGACTGCTTTCTTGAGACTTCTCTATGGATAGGTTCCAGACGTTCTTCCGCTTGCGTGCAGGCCTGGCGCTGTTGGCCCTCGGATATGCGGCGACCGCCGGTGCGGACGAATTGCGGTACGACCAGAAGTACGTCGAGCGCATCAAGCAATCGCAGGAAATCGGACGCTTGAGCGTCGATTCCTTCGGCGAGCAGGTCAGCCTGAAGAACGGCAGTGTGGTGTTCAACTGGACGGACATCGACATCCCCGGCAACAGCAAGCTGCCGGTTCGTCTGCAGCGTACGCATGTCGTCGAAGACGACGGTGCGGGACGCGGCGGAAAGCTCGACGGTTTCGGCGTCGGCGGTTCGTTCGATGTGCCGTACCTGATGGGTGTGTTCGGCGCGAACGGTTGGCAGGTGTCCGGCAATAGCCCGAATAGCCGCTGCAGTCAGCCCGCAGAACCACCGAGCTACACCATCCCCGCGCGGGACTATTGGTCGGGCAACAATCTGCACATCCCGGGTGCGGGCGATCGCCAGATGCTCCGGGATCCTTCGACGCAGTTGCCGGCACCGAACAACGGCGCAAGCTATCCCTGGATCACCAAGGATTTCTGGCGCTTCTCCTGCCTGGCGAGTACCAAGAACGGCTATCCGGGCGAAGGATTCGTGGCGCTGTCGCCGGAAGGCGACAAGTATTACTTCGACTGGGTGGTCAGCAAGACGCACCCATCCATCTCCAAGCGGATGGGTAACTACTCCGCAAGCGCGTCGATGTCGCGTCTGGCGGTGTTTTTCCTGGCCACACGGGTCGAGGATCGCTTCGGCAATTGGGTCACCTACACCTACAACGGCGATCAGTTGTCGCGTATCGACGCCAGCGATGGCCGCTACATTCGGGTGACCGGAACTTCTGGTGCCAACATCACTGCGGTCGAATCCAGCATCGGCAACTGGACCTATTCGTACGGCGACAAGTCGTTGACGGTGACGCAACCGGATAATGCCCAGTCGCGCTACGTGCAGAGCGGCGACATGATCATTACGCCGACGCCCGCCTTGCCGCTCTATGAAAATCCTCCACGCTGCCCGGCGCCGGAGATGTCGACCGGCAACTTTACCTACGCCGTCACGTTGCCGAGCAATGCCACGGCAACCTATGCGTTCTCGGTGCAGCGGCATTTCCGCCACAACATCCCCAAGCAGTGCAACAGCTTCATGGATGCGGCCGGTCCGAGTACCAGCTATCAGTATCTGACCATCCCCAACTTCTCGGACAACTTCACCCTGGTCAGCAAGTCGATCAGCGGCCCTGGCCTGCCGTCGATGCAGTGGTCGTACACCTACGGCATTGGCGAGGGGGCACTCGCCTTTGCGGAAACGTGCCAGCGGTCCAACCTGCCGTCGACCGCGTGCAGAAAGTCGGTGCAAACCGAGGTGCGCGGTCCCGAAAACGACTTCAAACGGTATACGTTCGGCGCCTGGTACAACTTGAACGAAGGACTGGACCTGGGGGTTGAGACCGGCTCTTACACCAGCAGTTCGTCCGGGGATACCGTGAACATCCTCAGCACCAGCGTGAACGACTACATCACCAGCGATGAGGTCGCCAATCAGCCGTTTCCGAACTTCGTCGGTTCTGGCCATGGATCGAACGAGGATGACGTGTCCATCGCAGGGCTCAGGCCGCTGAAGCGCACCACCATCAGCCAGGATGGCGATACCTTCCAGATGGCAGTGAATAGCTTCGATGTGTTCGCGCGCCCGACCAGCGTGACCCGCTCCAGCGCGTTCAATACCCGCACCGAGGCCACAGCGTATTACGACGACTACACCCGATGGGTGATCGGTCAAGTCGCGTCCGTCACCAAGACGGCGCCGGGCAGCAGCCAGGAGATGTCCGCCAACGCCTACGACGCTGCCACTGCGCTGCCGACGCGTTTCTCGCGATTCGGCAAGACCATTCAAACGGTCGCCTACAACGCCGATGGAACAGTGTCCAAGGTCACCGACGGCAATGGCAATGCCACCAGCCTCAGCGGCTGGAAGCGCGGCATGCCGCAGGGCATCACCTATGCGGACGGCACCAGCGACACGGCCGTCATCGACGACCGCGGCCTGATCAGCTCGGCGACCGATGAAAACGGCTATGCCACCAGCTACGGCTACGATGCCATGGGGCGATTGACCAGCATCGCCTATCCCAGCGGCGACACCGTCGCCTGGGCATCGACGGGGCTGGCCTTCGAACAGGTGAACGCAACCGAATTCGGTCTCCCTGCCGGGCACTGGCGGCACACCGTATCCACTGGCAACGCCAGGAAGGTCACCTACCTCGATGGCTTGTGGCGGCCGGTGTTGACCCAGGAGTACGACGCCGCGAACGTGGGCGCCACCCAGCGGTTCAGCCGGTTCACCTATGACCATCAGGGTCACACCTTGTTCGCCTCGTATCCCGGCACGTCCGATCAACTGACGACCGGTACCTGGACGCAGTACGACGCGCTCGGCCGGGCCACGGCGGTCTCCCAGGACTCCGAGCTGGGGGTGTTGACGACGAAGACCGAGTACCTGTCGGCGAGCCAGATGCGTGTGACCAACCCGCGGGGCAACCAGACCCTGTCGGGTTACCAGGTCTTCGACCGCCCGGGCTACGACGCGCCGGTCTGGTTCCAGCATCCGGAAGGCGCCACCACCGAGATCAACCGCGACATCTTCGGCAAGCCGCTGTCCATCCGCCGCCACGACGCCAACGGCACTGTGTCGGTCACCCGCAGCTACGTCTACGACACCTACCAGCAGCTGTGCAAGACGGTGGAACCGGAAACCGGTGCCACCGCCAACGGCTACGACGCTGCCGGCAATCTGGTGTGGAGTGCGGCGGGCCTGTCGCTGCCCAGCACTACATCGTGCGATGCGGATTCCGCCTTCGCCTCCGGCCGCCGGGTCGATCGCAGCTACGACGTGCGCAACCGGATCAAGGCGCTGAGCTTCCCGGACGGCAACGGCAACCAGGCCTGGAGCTATTGGCCGGATGGGGCGGTCAAGCAGATCACCACCACCAACAACGGTGTCGCCACCTACAACAGCTACGCCTACAACAAGCGTCGCCTGTTGATCGCGGAGAGCCAGGGCCAGGCCGATGGCGAGACCTGGGCGCTGGGCTACGCCTACGATGCCAATGGCAATCTGGCCGCGCACCGCTATCCGTCGGGGCAGACGGTGGACTACGCGCCCAATGCACTGGGCCAACCGACCCAGGCGGGCAGCTATGCCACCGGCGTAAGCTACTACCCGAATGGCGCGATCAAGCAGTTCACCTACGGCAACGGCATCGTCCACACGCTGACGCAAAACAAGCGCCAGTTGCCGGACACCAGCCAGGATGCCTACGGCGGCACGGCGTTCCTCAGCGATGGGTATGACTACGATGCCAATGGCAACGTAGCGGCCATCAGCGACGGCGCCACCGGGCGCGGTGGTCGTGGCGACCGGACCATGACCTATGACGGCCTGGACCGCTTGATCAGGGCCGAGTCGCCAATGTTCAGCGTCGCGACCTATAGCTACGACGTACTCGATAACCTGACCCACGTCGTCGCGCCGGGCCGCGATCACTATTACTGCTACGACGCCAATTGGCAGCTCACCAACGTCAAGACCGGCAGTTGCGGCGGCAGCACGGTGATCGGCATGAGCTACGACCCGCAGGGCAACCTCAGCAATAAGAACGGTCAGGCCTTCGTGTTCGATTACGGCAACCGCCTGCGCCAGGCCACCGGCAAGGAGACCTATCGCTACGACGGCAACGGCCGCCGCACGCTGGCGCTGCAGAGCGCCGGCAATATCGGCTCGCTGTACGATCAGTCAGGGGCACTGCGTTTCCAGAAGAACCAGCGCCAGTCCAAGTCCACCGACTACATCCTGTTGAGCGGCAGCCTCGTTGCCGAAGCCGACTGGCCGCTGGGCCAACTCGCTTCGGTCAAGGACTACGTCAACTGGAACCCGGTCTCCGGCGCGACCCGCTACGTGGTGGAAGAGAGCGTGGATGGCGTGACCTGGACCTCTGTGTACGACGGCAGCCAGGGCAACTGGACCTCGTTGGCCAGGCCGGCAGGGACCTATTCGTATCGCGTGACCGCGTGCACGGCGGACGGCAACTGCACCGCTGTTTCGAACGTGACGCATGACCAGCGGCCTGCGGTGGATATCGTGCCGTTGCTGTATCAGCTGCTTTTGAACGGTTGAAGGTTCCGGTGTCGCAGGAACGGCATCTGCAACTCAATCCTTAATTTCTTAGAGGCGGAAATTTTATGCGTTGGATCTTGATGTTGGGATGTGCGCTCTTTTCGATCGCTTATAGCGATTCGGCTAGTGCCTTGCAGATGATCACGGGCAAGGTGACGCAGATCGAGGCGACCTACATGCCTACCCAGATCCCCTTCCTCTTGAGCGAGGGAAACGCCACTTGCCCCGCCGGAAAGCCTGTTTATTGGGCAAAGGATCAGGAGAACAACAAGGCGATCTATGCGATGTTGATGTCGGCATTCGTCAGTGGGAAGCGTGTGACCTTAATCATGGACGACAACGATACGACCTGTACCGGAAAGTTCATCTACATGGTTGAGTGAGTTTGTACGCACGTAAGCCCAATACTCGGAAAGCGTCATCCAGTACAAAGGAGAGAAGTCGAATTATGAGAGCTACATGGAGCGTGCTGACAATTCTTGCTCTTTTGAGCTGGCAAGCATCGGCAAACGAATGGATGCAGAACGTCGAGGTCGTGCAACTGGGCAACTATCAAGCCAATGCGAGCCACTTCATCTGGCTATCCTCGATACCTGCGGAGTGCAAAGCTGCTGAACCAGGAAATCCTGTTCTACAATTTCAGGAGGATCAGCCAGGTGGGAAGGCATTACTTGCGACATTCATGACAGCGTTGATCAACAAACGAAAGATCGATGTGCAGACCAAGGACTGCGCCATCGTCGAGGTCTACTTAAAGTAAGCCTGCTCTGGCGAAGTCTGCATCGCAGATTTCGCCGGGTACGTTGCACATTAATGTTGCTAGGGGAAGCGTTGTCGATCCGACTTCCGAGAGGAAATTCGACTCTACATCGCGCATCTATGGTTCCAACTCGTAAGGACGAGTGATGTCAAATTTCCGGGGAGTCCATTGGGCAATGTACCTGATGGCCGCAATCGCCCTGTCATTGCCCGCCGCATTCGTTGCGTCTGCGCAGACGGTTCGCTATATCCACACGGATGGCCTGGGGTCTGTTGTTTTAGTGACCAACAGCGATCGAAATGCTGTCGAGCGTAGCGAGTATGAGCCTTATGGGAACCTATTGAATCGTCCTATAACGGATGGGCCTGGATATGTTGGGCATGTTGCGGACGCTGCTACCGGTTTAGACTATATGCAACAGCGTTACTACGATCCTTCTATTGGACGATTTCTGAGTATTGATCCAGTCACCGCTAGTAGCGTGAGCGGTAGTAACTTTAATCGATACTGGTATGCCAACAGTAATCCATACAGGTTTACTGATCCGGACGGGCGACTTTCTCGGGGTAGTGGTTGGACTGATAGACAATGGAAAGCCTTTGATCGCGCGCAGAAGCGCGCTGCTGGCAACCTGACTAAGGCGGCTAGTAAGCTAACAAAGGCCATTGCAGCCGGCGGAAAATCGCTTCAGAAAGCTGAGGGCGCCTTTGAGAAGAACTTCGGTGCAGGCACGGGTACACTTGAGAACATGACAAAGGTGGCTTCAGATATGGGAGCTATGGCCGACGCGCTAAGCAATACTGGCGAGGGGGCCATTCCGGCGAATGCCATGACAGGCACGGCGCTGGCTGCTGCATATCCGAGCGTCGGAGCAGACACGCTTGCAGGTGTACCAAAGTCTGGCTCGAAGCAAGTCCTTGTGAATATTAGTCATGCAAGTTTTGGGAATAATTTTATATTGTCGTGGGCCGCAGGCCACGAAACGGCACATGCTGTTCTCGGGTACGAAGACCAGAAGATAAATGGGATCTCCGCTTACAAGTTTGGCTCGCCTGAACAACGGCAGGTGTTCGATTCTTTACCTGGTGCTCAGCGACTGATAAATCCCGATCATCTCATGGATGAAGCTCAATGAGGCGTCTCATTGCTTTATCTTTTGTAGTTGCCCTTACAGCTACCGCTTGCGCCGCAACTGCTCCAATTCGATGGGCACCTAGAGATGAGTTCTCGCTCACCATAGTCGACAATATTGCTCAGAAGCGTTTTGACCTTGCGTTGACCTCGTCTGCGAGTCACCCTCTTTGTATGCCGCGTGAGGCATGGCCTACGGCGGAGGCGGTCCCGGCTGGGTTTGACGGAGCCATTCTTGTGACTCCAGGAGGCAAAAAGAACCTGTTGCCGACTGGTAGTGCTTATTGCCCGGGTGGGTGCGGCGAAATTCGTGTGAACTCAGGCAAGACGCTATTGGGAGCTTTACCTTATTCCGCTTTCGGCAATATAGTGGATATTGCGGCAGAACCCATGCGAACCCTAATAATTGAAGCGCATCCTTACTATTGCAGATCAGGTTAGTGTGTCACCAGGTGCGATTTGCTTGTTCAGAAAGAATAAAAGCAGCAGTAGATCAAGCATTTGGCTGTTTTATTGGCTAGCCGCAAGTGCGAGTGATGTCAAATTTTCATTGGAGTCATGCGACAATGCGTCTGATTGTGGTCGCCGCCGTTATATTGCTCGTTACGTTTGGCGCATCGGCGCAAACGGTCCATTACGTCCACACGGATGCGCTAGGTTCTGTTTCACTGATAACTGATAGAGATCGTAACATTTTCGAGCGTAGCGAGTATGAGCCCTACGGTGGCCTGCTGAATCGGCGCACTACCGATGGGCCGGGATATACAGGGCACGTTACTGACGCTGCGACCGGGTTAACTTACATGCAGCAGCGTTACTACGACACGCAGATAGGAAGATTTCTGTCGGGAGATCCAGCGACACCTTACAGTAACCCAGTTGGTGCTTTTAACCGGTACTGGTACGCCAATAACAATCCGTATAAATTTACTGATCCGGATGGTAGGGATGCTTTTCTTTTCACTGACAAAAATATACTTGTTGTACCTGTATACTTCACTGGATCAGCTGCCACGCCAGAAAATATTGCTGCTATCAAGAATAAATTTGATTCAGTCAAATCAAGTTTTGGAAACATGCGCCCAGTCCTTCAGGTTCTAAGTCGGCCAAACGGAGCGGGAACTAACACGATGGATCTATCGCCTGGCTATAATAAGGCCCTGTTTCCTAGCGCAGGCGAGGGGATCTACGGCGGTATTGGCGGCAACTTTGGGCATATTAATTCTTCATCGCCTGACTGGCATAATGCCGCGGTGCATGACATTTATCATTTCGCGGGCGCTCCCGAGGGATATCGTGATGTGGGAGGAAATTTTGATGATCGAAAGTATGAATATCTAAAAGGCTATAACCAAAGCAATATCATGGCCGATCGGCGAGGTGATACGTTAACCGCAAGAGATGTTGACGGTATTTCGGCTAATGAATCCACCTTCAAGATGAATCTTAGTGGGTTTAAGGGTGTTTTTCGAGTCGAGGGACTCAATGACTCTAAGCGTCTCGAGAAGGAGCTATCTAAATGAACATTACTCCCAATCGTAGAAAGTATCTTTCTGTCTTGGTGGTCGGACTGCTCCCAGGGGTTGCGTTAGCGTCTGTTGAAGCAGATAGATCATGTGAAGGAGATTTTTGTTGGTCAGTGACCAAACATCGTTCTGAGCATTTGAAGGACTACTACGTCTATGTTCAATCGCAAGCGATAAAGAATTTGGTGGTACGCTATCAAAGTGGCGCACAAATTAATGTTCTGATTCAAGATGGGTCTTCCAGAAATTGTGCAGATAGCTTTATTAAAGTAAAAATTTCAACCTCCAGTTTGGCAATGGGCGAGGGTTGTCTTGTTACTAAGCAAGGGGGTAAAGGAGTTATTTTCAAATATCAAGTATCAGCAGCTAACGTTCCACGATTTTTGCACGCGGTCGCCCCTGTCGTTTGGCTATCCGGGTACTCTCGGAGCGGGGATTTTCTGCCTGCAGCTAGCGCTCTCATCGCATTGGATGGAAAGTAAGGTTAGCCCTGCTTCGGTAACAGGGGCAGGTTATTCAATAGCAGGCATCTGTGTATAGGGTCGTAGGAAGCGAGCTGACCCTTGGCTCGTTTTTTTCAGGAGCATTCTGGATCTTTCCTAGTAAAGATCAAATCCATCGATGAATGGATCGGCGCCTTGGTTGCTGCCACCGCATCGGCCAGCTAAGGTCGCGGCTACGTTCTTTGCCTCGATTTCCACATGCCCTTTTCAAACTCCCTTGCCGCCTTTCTCACCCTAAGCCTAGCCCTCTCCACCACCGCCCACGCCGACGAAGGCATGTGGATACCGTCACAGATGCCGGAGTTGGCCAAGCCCCTGCGCGAGGCAGGATTTCAGGGCGATCTACAAACGCTGGCCGAGGTGACGCAGCCGCCGTTGAGTGCGGTGGTCAAGGTCGGGGGCGGGACCGGGGCGTTCGTGTCCGGGGAGGGATTGCTGCTGACCAATCACCACGTCGCCTACGGGGTAATCCAGTACAACACCTCGGCCAAGGAGAACCTGATCGAGAACGGGTTCATCGCGCGGGATCGCGCCGACGAGCGCACGGCCAATCCGGATTTCCGGGTGCTGGTGACGGTGGGCTTCGACAAGGTCACCGATCGGGTGCTGGGGCCGGCCAAGGGCAAGACCGGGCGGGCCTATTACGATGCGGTGGATGCGGCGAGCAAGCGCATCGTCGCCGACTGCGAGCGCGAGGCTGGAGTGCGCTGCAGCGTGGCCAACATGTATTACGGCACCGATTTCTACCGGATCCGCCAGTTGGAGCTGCGCGACGTGCGTTTGGTGTATGCGCCGCCACGGGCGATCGGCAACTACGGCGACGAGATCGACAATTTCATGTGGCCGCGGCACAGCGGCGATTTCACCTTGCTGCGCGCCTATGTGCGCAAGGACGGCAAGCCGGCGGACTACAGTGCCGACAACGTGCCCTACCAGCCACCGGCGCATCTGCAGATCGCCACCGATGGGCCGAAGGCCGGCGACTTCGCGATGCTGGCTGGCTACCCCGGCATCACCTACCGGCATCGCACGGCGGCCGAGTTCGCCGAGCAGGTGGAGGCGACGCTGCCGCAGCGGGTGGCGGTGCTGGACCAGTTGATCGGGGTGATCGAGGCGGCGGGCAAGGCCGATGCAGAGGCGCGCACGCGCTACGCGTCGCAGCTGCAGTCGCTGAAGAACAACCGCAAGCGCGCCGCCGGCGAATTGGAAGGGCTGCAGCGTAGCGATGCGGTGCGGCTGCGCGCGGAGGACGAGCGAGGCATGCTCGCGGCGACCCACGGCAGCGATGCGCGCGATATCGCGGCGTTGCAGAAGCTGCTCGGCCAGGCGTCGGCGTTGCGCGAGCGCGATCTGCTGTTGGGCTTGATCGCCACGCAGACCCAGGCGCTGCGCTCGGCACTGACGCTGGAGCGGCTGCGACTGGAGGCGGGTAAGCCGGACGACCGGCGCGAGAGCGGCTACCAGCAGCGCGACCTAACGCTGATCGAGGGCATGCTCAAGCAGGTGCAGCGCCGCTATTCGCCGACCGTGGAGAAGGCGCTGCTGACGACGTTGTTGACCCGCTACCAGCAATTGCCGGATGCCCAGCGGGTACCGGAGTTCGATGCGGCGTTCGGGCGGACCCCGGCGCAATTGCAGGCGGTGCTGGACAAGGCCTATGCCGGCACAGCGCTGGGCACCGAGGCCGAGCGGCTGTCGCGCTTCGTCGACGCGCGCGAGGGCAAGGCGCTTGCGGCCGATCCATTGCTGGCGCTGGCCGCCACGCTGGTGCCGGCGCAGCTGCGGCTGGACGACGAGCGCAAGGCGCGCGAGGGCGAGCAGTTGCGGCTGCGCCCGGCCTACATGCGTGCGCTGTTCGCCTGGCGCAAGCAGCAGGGTCGTGCGGTGTATCCGGATGCCAACAGCACGCTGCGGATCAGCTATGGCCGCGTCGAGCCGCTGGCGCCGCGCGACGCGGTCAGCTTCGCGCCGCTGACCACGGTGGCCGGCATCGTCGAAAAGAACACCGGCAAGGAGCCGTTCGATGCGCCCAAGCCGCTGCTGGCGGCGATCGCCAAGGGCGATTTCGGCAGCACGGTCGATCCGCAGTCGAAGACGCAGCCGGTAAACTTCC
This genomic stretch from Xanthomonas sacchari harbors:
- a CDS encoding RHS repeat domain-containing protein, which encodes MDRFQTFFRLRAGLALLALGYAATAGADELRYDQKYVERIKQSQEIGRLSVDSFGEQVSLKNGSVVFNWTDIDIPGNSKLPVRLQRTHVVEDDGAGRGGKLDGFGVGGSFDVPYLMGVFGANGWQVSGNSPNSRCSQPAEPPSYTIPARDYWSGNNLHIPGAGDRQMLRDPSTQLPAPNNGASYPWITKDFWRFSCLASTKNGYPGEGFVALSPEGDKYYFDWVVSKTHPSISKRMGNYSASASMSRLAVFFLATRVEDRFGNWVTYTYNGDQLSRIDASDGRYIRVTGTSGANITAVESSIGNWTYSYGDKSLTVTQPDNAQSRYVQSGDMIITPTPALPLYENPPRCPAPEMSTGNFTYAVTLPSNATATYAFSVQRHFRHNIPKQCNSFMDAAGPSTSYQYLTIPNFSDNFTLVSKSISGPGLPSMQWSYTYGIGEGALAFAETCQRSNLPSTACRKSVQTEVRGPENDFKRYTFGAWYNLNEGLDLGVETGSYTSSSSGDTVNILSTSVNDYITSDEVANQPFPNFVGSGHGSNEDDVSIAGLRPLKRTTISQDGDTFQMAVNSFDVFARPTSVTRSSAFNTRTEATAYYDDYTRWVIGQVASVTKTAPGSSQEMSANAYDAATALPTRFSRFGKTIQTVAYNADGTVSKVTDGNGNATSLSGWKRGMPQGITYADGTSDTAVIDDRGLISSATDENGYATSYGYDAMGRLTSIAYPSGDTVAWASTGLAFEQVNATEFGLPAGHWRHTVSTGNARKVTYLDGLWRPVLTQEYDAANVGATQRFSRFTYDHQGHTLFASYPGTSDQLTTGTWTQYDALGRATAVSQDSELGVLTTKTEYLSASQMRVTNPRGNQTLSGYQVFDRPGYDAPVWFQHPEGATTEINRDIFGKPLSIRRHDANGTVSVTRSYVYDTYQQLCKTVEPETGATANGYDAAGNLVWSAAGLSLPSTTSCDADSAFASGRRVDRSYDVRNRIKALSFPDGNGNQAWSYWPDGAVKQITTTNNGVATYNSYAYNKRRLLIAESQGQADGETWALGYAYDANGNLAAHRYPSGQTVDYAPNALGQPTQAGSYATGVSYYPNGAIKQFTYGNGIVHTLTQNKRQLPDTSQDAYGGTAFLSDGYDYDANGNVAAISDGATGRGGRGDRTMTYDGLDRLIRAESPMFSVATYSYDVLDNLTHVVAPGRDHYYCYDANWQLTNVKTGSCGGSTVIGMSYDPQGNLSNKNGQAFVFDYGNRLRQATGKETYRYDGNGRRTLALQSAGNIGSLYDQSGALRFQKNQRQSKSTDYILLSGSLVAEADWPLGQLASVKDYVNWNPVSGATRYVVEESVDGVTWTSVYDGSQGNWTSLARPAGTYSYRVTACTADGNCTAVSNVTHDQRPAVDIVPLLYQLLLNG
- a CDS encoding RHS repeat-associated core domain-containing protein; the protein is MYLMAAIALSLPAAFVASAQTVRYIHTDGLGSVVLVTNSDRNAVERSEYEPYGNLLNRPITDGPGYVGHVADAATGLDYMQQRYYDPSIGRFLSIDPVTASSVSGSNFNRYWYANSNPYRFTDPDGRLSRGSGWTDRQWKAFDRAQKRAAGNLTKAASKLTKAIAAGGKSLQKAEGAFEKNFGAGTGTLENMTKVASDMGAMADALSNTGEGAIPANAMTGTALAAAYPSVGADTLAGVPKSGSKQVLVNISHASFGNNFILSWAAGHETAHAVLGYEDQKINGISAYKFGSPEQRQVFDSLPGAQRLINPDHLMDEAQ
- a CDS encoding RHS repeat-associated core domain-containing protein; its protein translation is MRLIVVAAVILLVTFGASAQTVHYVHTDALGSVSLITDRDRNIFERSEYEPYGGLLNRRTTDGPGYTGHVTDAATGLTYMQQRYYDTQIGRFLSGDPATPYSNPVGAFNRYWYANNNPYKFTDPDGRDAFLFTDKNILVVPVYFTGSAATPENIAAIKNKFDSVKSSFGNMRPVLQVLSRPNGAGTNTMDLSPGYNKALFPSAGEGIYGGIGGNFGHINSSSPDWHNAAVHDIYHFAGAPEGYRDVGGNFDDRKYEYLKGYNQSNIMADRRGDTLTARDVDGISANESTFKMNLSGFKGVFRVEGLNDSKRLEKELSK
- a CDS encoding S46 family peptidase — encoded protein: MPFSNSLAAFLTLSLALSTTAHADEGMWIPSQMPELAKPLREAGFQGDLQTLAEVTQPPLSAVVKVGGGTGAFVSGEGLLLTNHHVAYGVIQYNTSAKENLIENGFIARDRADERTANPDFRVLVTVGFDKVTDRVLGPAKGKTGRAYYDAVDAASKRIVADCEREAGVRCSVANMYYGTDFYRIRQLELRDVRLVYAPPRAIGNYGDEIDNFMWPRHSGDFTLLRAYVRKDGKPADYSADNVPYQPPAHLQIATDGPKAGDFAMLAGYPGITYRHRTAAEFAEQVEATLPQRVAVLDQLIGVIEAAGKADAEARTRYASQLQSLKNNRKRAAGELEGLQRSDAVRLRAEDERGMLAATHGSDARDIAALQKLLGQASALRERDLLLGLIATQTQALRSALTLERLRLEAGKPDDRRESGYQQRDLTLIEGMLKQVQRRYSPTVEKALLTTLLTRYQQLPDAQRVPEFDAAFGRTPAQLQAVLDKAYAGTALGTEAERLSRFVDAREGKALAADPLLALAATLVPAQLRLDDERKAREGEQLRLRPAYMRALFAWRKQQGRAVYPDANSTLRISYGRVEPLAPRDAVSFAPLTTVAGIVEKNTGKEPFDAPKPLLAAIAKGDFGSTVDPQSKTQPVNFLTNLDTTGGNSGSPVLNARGELIGLNFDSNWEAVSASWWYDPRYKRAIHVDMRYLRWLMAKVYPAPQLLKELNVPQE